The following coding sequences lie in one Polynucleobacter asymbioticus genomic window:
- a CDS encoding helix-turn-helix domain-containing protein translates to MKTKTLTHKQAVSKMLKNPAVKAEVERLNKEEFAILDEILQARKAAGLSQAEVARRMGTQAPAIARLESSLATGKHSPSLSTLRKYAAALGKRVELHLV, encoded by the coding sequence ATGAAGACAAAGACATTGACCCATAAACAAGCAGTTAGCAAGATGTTAAAAAATCCAGCAGTCAAGGCTGAAGTCGAGCGTTTAAATAAAGAGGAGTTTGCTATTCTTGATGAAATACTGCAGGCTCGTAAAGCCGCAGGTTTATCTCAGGCTGAAGTGGCTCGCAGAATGGGTACACAAGCTCCTGCTATAGCAAGGCTCGAAAGCTCTTTGGCAACTGGAAAGCACTCCCCAAGTTTAAGTACGCTCCGAAAGTATGCTGCTGCCTTAGGTAAGAGAGTCGAATTACACCTAGTCTGA
- a CDS encoding universal stress protein, which translates to MKILLPVDGSKSSLNAAKYVGKLAKDLRSKCTVTLISVHDDIGLGHVKQFVANSVIDDYLREVSEKDLKAAQKALDTAGVKHNMVIKRGNIAKEIIALANKEKFDLIVMGSKGRSGIVDAMMGSVAQRVSNTAKQAVLLVK; encoded by the coding sequence ATGAAAATACTTTTACCAGTCGACGGCTCAAAATCTTCACTCAATGCAGCCAAGTATGTTGGGAAGCTAGCTAAAGATTTGCGCAGCAAATGCACCGTAACCTTGATTAGCGTCCATGACGATATTGGCCTGGGTCATGTCAAGCAGTTTGTGGCTAATAGCGTCATCGATGACTACCTCCGTGAAGTGAGCGAGAAAGATCTCAAGGCAGCCCAAAAGGCGCTTGATACTGCTGGGGTTAAACATAATATGGTGATTAAGCGTGGCAACATTGCCAAGGAAATTATTGCCTTGGCCAATAAAGAAAAGTTTGATCTTATCGTCATGGGCTCAAAAGGTCGCAGTGGTATTGTTGACGCCATGATGGGCTCTGTTGCTCAGAGAGTCAGCAACACAGCCAAACAAGCTGTTTTATTAGTTAAATAA
- a CDS encoding type II toxin-antitoxin system RelE/ParE family toxin: MTYTISYYSPDVLEQIFDLPISLQARYIALTQRMIEYGPHLGLPHTDSFGSGLFELRLKGIEGIARVFFCTVVEREIVMLHSFIKKSQKTPNKELRLAKLRMREVKL, from the coding sequence ATGACCTACACCATTAGCTATTACAGCCCCGATGTATTGGAGCAAATTTTTGATTTACCTATTTCTTTGCAGGCACGCTACATTGCTTTGACACAGCGGATGATTGAATATGGGCCGCATTTAGGTTTGCCACATACCGATTCGTTTGGAAGTGGTTTATTTGAGCTTAGGCTAAAGGGTATTGAGGGGATTGCAAGAGTTTTCTTTTGTACCGTGGTGGAGCGGGAGATTGTGATGTTGCATAGCTTTATTAAGAAATCGCAGAAAACTCCCAATAAAGAATTAAGGCTGGCTAAGTTGAGAATGAGGGAAGTGAAATTATGA
- a CDS encoding sulfite exporter TauE/SafE family protein, with the protein MLELSAFDLGLLLACALFAGLVDSIIGGGGMIQVPALFAALPGFPPATLLSVNKFGSIVGTIGSAIQYSRANKSPWGLVIISSSCAFFASVAGAYLVTQLPTEWLRGALPFLLLALLIFNIKSNAGLVHAPKHEHRKQKAIASTGAGIIGFYDGFLGPGAGAFYKLFYTRVLGFDFLRSAAPAKCLNIASNLGALCVFFYLGYFDWQLGLLMAGANLIGGQIGTKIALKHGNSFIRKGFFILVSILIVKTFYDAFLK; encoded by the coding sequence ATGCTTGAACTCTCCGCTTTCGATCTCGGCCTCTTGCTGGCCTGCGCCCTATTTGCAGGCTTGGTCGATTCCATTATTGGCGGCGGTGGAATGATTCAAGTGCCGGCCCTTTTTGCAGCCCTTCCAGGCTTTCCACCAGCCACCTTGCTATCAGTGAATAAGTTTGGCTCTATCGTAGGAACAATTGGTTCGGCCATTCAGTACAGTCGAGCCAATAAGAGTCCTTGGGGCTTGGTAATCATCTCCTCTTCCTGCGCTTTTTTTGCTTCGGTTGCAGGGGCTTACCTTGTGACTCAATTGCCAACTGAATGGCTTAGGGGTGCCCTGCCATTTTTATTGCTGGCACTACTGATCTTTAACATTAAATCGAATGCAGGCCTAGTGCATGCGCCTAAGCATGAGCATCGCAAACAAAAAGCGATCGCGTCTACTGGTGCCGGCATTATTGGTTTTTATGACGGCTTTCTGGGGCCTGGAGCAGGTGCTTTTTATAAGCTCTTCTACACCCGTGTACTAGGATTTGATTTTTTGCGGTCTGCAGCACCGGCAAAGTGCCTGAACATTGCCTCCAATTTAGGTGCGCTATGTGTGTTTTTCTATCTTGGCTATTTTGACTGGCAACTGGGCCTACTAATGGCCGGCGCCAACCTGATAGGGGGTCAAATTGGCACTAAGATTGCACTGAAGCATGGCAATTCCTTTATTCGTAAGGGCTTCTTTATTCTAGTAAGCATTCTCATCGTCAAGACCTTCTACGATGCCTTTCTGAAATAA